From the Papaver somniferum cultivar HN1 chromosome 2, ASM357369v1, whole genome shotgun sequence genome, the window gtagtggtcattcttaagcaaatgtgtcgattctaatttcctaaagcatttaggtttagtctcacaacttaatattcgacacatttgaaatataaacgttcccacatttggaagaaaactatttggtgggaaaacaaagtcaatctgggtatcatagcctgggtaaacacatcaaccagaggatgggtttctaacgactgaacttcttcctggacatcattaggttcggaaaacgagtatgaaggtaatcttgcaaaatggtcgaggaagagatatcaagtcctaagtttggggactttctgagagttaaaggtaaggcactaggaaagtgataattacccccaaacttagagttttcagtgtctctagatagacctctaattatttcttgaatttccgtatctttagagtccttaaaatattcaagagattcttctaagttattatcaggtagtgcatctttactcatctctacgggtctatcttcttcttccaagactattatttctaagtcgctagactctaaaacagtattttcgaaatgaacccgttcctctaaaccactatcggcttcgtaatcaaaaggaaaaactacatcgtctaaaacggtggtatccctaatcaaatcctcgtccttttgaataggtgaataatcataaaaattatttggatttgcactagaaataatataatcactatacagctcaattggattactagactcctgatcactatgcctacatatttcagattcttcattactgctatcctcatcatcatagtacgaagatgattgaaccttatctaaataagtagtgtcttttattctaacctagtcctctagattaggcaaatattcactatttacatcaagggtaaaattggaaacactattttggaaatttagatcttttagagaagttctattctgggtctctaacaaaagcttttgggccgactcacatgaattcctgacgtaatctaggaaatcaggtaaagaaagttcactcattgcattattttcgtccataattaagttattcatttcagcgaacttacgtgttgtctcagctaacttacgtgtcgactcaagtaaagaggaattagcagaattttcctcgtatgactgatggttgtgaggatagtgattggtctcaccatggtatgaaccataaccttgaaaagtttggcgttcccaaccactattcccaccatggtaataaaactgatgatgtccatactcaaattcaggtcgatattcattgtattggcttctatcataccagctcgacattcttaattgcaagggaattatacacaatcacaaaaaaggctgactcgaccaaatcaaacctataaaatctagcaaacaaaaagcatgatggctccacttagattgtttctagaccagcttctatctttcgaaagggaattcgttacaatttaagcaaacccctctggaatcaatccgagtcaaagtaagttgaattgaggcgagggaagctcagtggagctttgatacccaaggcctcaccgctatcacaaggcggcgcagtcacgcattcaactcacagaaaccgtcatgaactttggagtgtgcttaaagagcaaccaatatttttcgaacgattttcctattaagctcgctaccctatcagtctcgttctattccaaattttaagcttaggttcgcgttaggttttgttttcccaaggcgggcaagaagggagcgatgatgaaatccaaacccttatcttgtattgtccaggccttgccctttactaggaatttaaaaacagtccaaattcgtcctcaatcaatgaatcaccttaaggaatacagtaactcgcttacaggagatccgcgagtgtttcgatggacttacctcctgtaccagacgagggatgaaccgttgaagtcgactcgggccacgactcctatgtcatgtacgaacccgaggggccgagacgatatagtaatcgtcgtccttccctgcacacagattacataattattttttttttaggatttaattattattattattatttttttttgccaaAATGATAAAAggtttttcgtgggttgtagtaatgaggttcaaactctcggacttgtgaagattaaatttaaagatttagtaaaattatatacaaaattattaacaatgggtgcgagaggtaaccaagacactcgattccactattatgcaaaattgaatgataaatatttccaaactctattcaattcttaagtcctcttttatctttaattcactatcaatcatacagattctcaaacattatttgtaaatcttaagcatagattatcaagagattaaaccaagcataacctatcaaactgaataacaaataattaagacaatcattcaaataatttaaagcTCTGCAAAatcagcgattaggtgaattatataattaaatgaaatagttacccatttatgttgcgtgaatagcttcctccattgccttggttacgagggattcagctcatcatagtaaaaacgctctcaaaataatttattatgtctcaaaaatggtttacaaatgatgagaatatgagaaatacaataaaaccagagacctacgaccctcagtggcaaaataagactgctgccactgtgtcgcaaacgctgtggaaaataagactgcctaatgtacgacccacaactgtgagtcgttattactgtagaaaaatgactgctgttgcaggtccgttcttcgtgttcttggtgttcttcatcatcagcagcagcagcaacagagtttcatcaactcttgatttctgcttctctggacctcctctcgaccccaaactctcgacacccctctatgctaacccaagagttatatttatacacctttggaccaagaataacttctcattaatccaaaaaatcttcccattactcggcagtgaatgaaaatattcccgatattttttttctttaattctctgattggttatggattgttccctgttttatctcttctcacgcgtcatccttgagctgtagggattgtttccagccaatagaatcaacccatgcacgtctcttccatccaagaattccaagaatagaatatttttcctattttagaatatcttccctgatttgattaccaccggttatctaaccaattttgaccgaatccaacacccataccagctctatataggccctaggaacaaacccatttaatttgggccattgaatctcactggaacaccttcaaatcctcaaccctagtcacggcagtttaagaacaattttttccgccaatttttggtttttgaatttgggaagaagatgtcctccccctaaccagaactggggtgcgaatagcagcttccttgggggtgacctgggggtaccccttagtaattaggttaccccttatccaaaagcgagagtctgaataacacttgtcatccgggggtgccaaaatcaacttttcgagccgaattttccaaaaatgtttctttcctaaaaatacataaaaacacaatattagtacaaaaatagagttccaacaatacgtacattgaggacaaattagacacaaaaatgtgtctatcaaggctATGTACTCATTGAATACATCAGTGTAGCGCACGAGCGGCCCAGAACATCTAAGGGAATCACAGACCTGTTATTGCCTCAAACTTCCATGGCCTTAATGGCCATAGTCCCTCTAAGAAACTGGCCACGGAGGGAATCCTCTGCATATCTAGTTAGCAGGTTGAGGTCTCGTTCGTTAACGGAATTAACCAGACAAATCGCTCCACCAACTAAGAACGGTCATGCACCACCACCCATAGAATCAAGAAAGATCTCTCAGTATGTGAATCCTTACTATGTCTGGACCTGGTAAGTTTCTCCATGTTGAGTCAAATTAAGCCGAAGGCTCCACTCCTGGTGGTGCCCTTCCGTCAATTCCTTTAAGTTTCAGCCTTGCGACCATACTCCCCCCGAAACCCAAAAACCTTGATCTCTCATAAGGTGCCGGCGGAGTTCTAAAAGCAACATCCGCCGATCCCTGGTCGGCATCGTTTATGGTTGAGACTAGGACGGTATCTGATCGTCTTCGAGCCCCCAACTTTCGTTCTTGATTAATGAAAACATCCTTAGCAAATGCTTTTGCAGTTGTTCGTCTTTCATAAATCCAAGAATTTCACCTCTGACTATGAAATACGAATCCCCCGACTGTCCCTGTTAATCATTACTCCGATCCCGAAGGCCAACCCAATAGGACCGAAATCCTATGATGTTATCCCATGCTAATGTATCCAAAGCTTGGGCTTGCTTTGAGCACTCTAatttcttcaaagtaacaacatCGGAGGCACCACCCGGCCGATTAAGGCTAGGAACGCATCGTCAGTAGAAGGGACGAGACGACCGGTGCACACCCAAAGGACGGACCGGACGACCCAACCCAAAGTCCAACTACGAGCTTTTTAACTGCAACAACTTAAATATACACTATTGGAGCTGGAATTACCGCGGCTTTTGGCACCAGACTTGCCCTCCAATGGATCCTCGTTAAGGGATTTAGATTGTACTCATTCCAATTACCAGACTCAAAGAGcccggtattgttatttattgtcACTACCTCCCCGTGTTAGGATTGGGTAATTTGCGCGCCTGTTGCCTTCCTTGGATGTGGTAGCCGTTATTTtcttatcctattttatctcactttatcctattttatctcaccaaatatattattttatattttatctttatccTATAAagcattttatattaaaaagaaatatcgGAGGGACCCTGAAAAACCAAATCTGTTCATTTTAATCTAGTTTTCCAGAGTGGAAAACACAGTTTGTTCATCATGTGGCTGAACAAAAAGAAAATTGTTCCCTGAGTGGGGAGGCGGACGATTGGAGGCAAACACACcccttagagcaagtcttatggtggaatccgtccatcttccatgccacctcagcatttggaactttggatggaagtgcaagtgtaatggtggaatagtagaaacgctattcttaatggagctaaaaacaCGCAATtaataatggagctaaaaaaacgcaattaagaattgagctttttttttcagccgttagatttcaacaactcattttaaatctacggataaaaaaaaaacacaattaagaatggagttgaaaaaacgcaattaagaatggagctaaaaaaatgcaattaagaataaagcttttttttcagccgttagatttcaacaactcattttaaatctacggataaaaaaaacgcaattaagaattgagctaaaaaaacacaattaagaatgaagcttttttttcagccgttagatttcaataactcattttaaatctacggataaaaaaaacgcaattcttaattgtattttttagttccattcttaattgcgttaacgctattcttattgacgtttagatggattccacatacccttccaccaaaccataAAACATTGCATGAATTTTACAcgcttggaataggttggattccacatTCTTATGCCTTTACATTTGTGGAGTGGGTCCAAGACAAAAAAGTCTATGTTTTGTCCTAAGTTTTGGTTTTACAGTTCCAAACAAAACAACCACGATTCTCTCTCACAACCTTTTAACCCACTCTTTGTTCCTTCTCCCTGTTATCTCTCTAAAGTCTAAAATACAGAACAGACATTCATCAAACTCAAAAGCTTGGACTTATCTCCTTCTTATCCTCGCAAACTCCACACATTCCACACCAGACAATACATCACCATGTATGGCCTGCAGTCTCGTTCTGAACCTAAAACTAATATTCATATCTTTTTAACTGACGCACAAAAAAATCTCTCTTCTCAGATTTCAGACTTCAAAAGATTTCCATTTGAACATATAAACAAACAAATACAAGAACAGATTTCAACCTTACTAGGGAGTTTGATTCAGATCTAATACAAGATTCAAGAAAGAAACTGGAAATTTAACTTAAATTTATTAATCAAAACAAAAcgcaaaattaaacaaaaaaaaaaccggaAAATACTTGAGTAAATGGAAAATATTCAGGATTGAAATAAGGATAATCCCTTTCTTGTCTTGAattacttcttttcttttttatccaAATTTCTGTTACTGAAATTCATCATTTCAAAATAACGAATTGAAAGTAGAGACAGTGAAAGATTGACTTCATCTCTTCCCCAATTAGGTTTTGGCTTCACTACTGTTCTTGATGGAAGAACcgatgatgatgacgacgatgatgcaattgaagaagatgaagatcgtTTCAACAAAGGCCAGATGTAAAGAGAATGAAGACGACGAAATCCACCTAAAGCAAGAACAACCGAACGAAGTTGTCGATTACCACAACCAATATTAGCCCAGTAACGAGTACAGATAAATTCCCATAATCTTTCATCTTCAGCCATCTTACTCCATTTTTTGTTAACACAAGCTGCTGTAGCTAACGTTTTTGCATCAAAATGTTTTAAAACTTCAAATGCTAAATCATCATTTAGATCAGCAAATCCAATTtccttatcatcttcttcttcttcttccaatttgttctttcttttcttcaatCTTTCATCTTCAATTAAGAGATTTGGATCTTCATCCAATGAATCAGCTGTTCTTTTCATCTCTGGATCTTAGAAAAGATTATGATTCTAATTTCCTTCTAATTTCTAGATTTACTACTAGAAAATCTGAAGAACTGGGGTTCTCTTCACTGACAAGGGAAGGGAGAGAATATACTTTATGAAATGTTATTAGGATAAATGCTCCATTTTCTAGATGTTGAAATGACAACGTGCCCCTACTATTTTTTGGCGTTTACGAAGATTTGATTACATAGGGCCCCTGTGATTCGCATCGGGAGTATAGTGTACTCCAAGTTGGGCTTAAAATTAGTTCATTGCCCGAGAGCAACTGCAGTCGTACGACTAtacccaaagatcaaagaccaaaaaacgGGACAAAATTTGAGTTTACTCTGTACTGTGACGCTACGGGatgaagaccaaatttgatcgaacggATAATTTAGTTACGTTTGAAGACGAACGGATAATTCAGTTACGTTTGATTtgtgggcggagatttaaattacgtttGAGACAGGCGTAGGTTAAATTACCGCCTGACgacgggcgtaaatataaattacgtttcagtGGGACGGGGTTTTAAATCACGCCCGTTTGTCAGGCGGATGATCATCTCACCGTGCCAACGCACGTAAAATAAAATTACGCCTGGCGATAACACGTTTCTTTAGCACGTATACATACACAAGGGCGGAAGTATTCTAGTACGCATGAATGGGGCGGAAGGACCATTGTACGTCTGCTAATGAGGCGTAAAAAAAATTTACGCCTGTGTGGGAGTGCTCTGTGATATGAGTTTGCAATTTCATTCTAGTAACTACTGACCAAAACTGATTCATGAATGTTCTTATCTCACAAGCTTAGAAACAAATGTCAGGGTTCTATTTCGTAGGTCCGGAGATTCAATTCATAACTAACATCAGCACATTAGCCATGTTAATATTGCGGTGGTGCAACTCCTAGTCCTGAAACTGAGATGCTATAGGTTTGCCATTCATTGGCAGAGaacttaaaaagaataaaaaaggaaaagaaacatcaACTTACTTGATTAAATCTGCAAATCTACTGCAAAAATTTCACATACCCCTTGGTTacatctttctctttttcttcttattaaaTCTCCCGGTAAAATAGTCACTGATTGTTCAGCAAAAATGCATATATTACTGAGTATAGGGTAGGGCAAAGAGACTTACCAAAATCTTATCAGTATATACAACCAAAAGTAAATTTAAGATGATGTTGCTGACGATTCGCTAAAGGGACATCAAGATAAAGCTAACACTGTTCTTCCACTAATGCCCCTGAATTTGAATATCTGACGCATCTTACACATTAATCATCAGAAGCAATGGATGATCCTTCATTGGGTTCTTCAGGATTTGAATTTCCAAGCATCTTCTGCAGTGACTCCACATCCCCAGCCTCAGACCCTCTGTGATGGAAGGGGCGTAAATTTGGTATCCGCCCCAGAGAGGCGTAAACCTGGTGTCCGCCCAGAAGAGGCGTGATTAATATCTCCGCCTGGCGACAAGCGGACTTTGGCGATCCGCCTCATCGGGCGTAGTTTTGGAATCCGCCTGTCTCATACGTACATTTGATGTCCGCCCCATCAACAGGCGTAAATTTCCTTTCCGCCCGTTAAcgagcgtactttaaatttacgtccagcaacaagcgtacGTTAAATTTACGCCTGACTATATCtggatttgggatttggtcgcgaccaaatatgatctgtaatttgatctttggctgagatttgatctttactccgtcccactgcgttacgatctcatcccatatTTTTAGTTATACTCGGCCACTGTGGTTGCTCTGAAGCGTCAAAACTGTTATGAGAAACTGCAACAAAAAACTACATTTCCCTTGAAGACTTGAcaaacatatctgtctcacacacaaaagtctattgaatagataaatttttctcaaaaaaaaatacccacaagttttgttccatcttttgataaatcaaggtgaacaagaaccaattgatacaccagacttatattcccgaagaacaacctagtaatattaatcacctcacaataattttaatggtatgatagcgaaacaagatattgcggaatcacaaacaatgagacgaagatgtttgtgactactttttatcttgcctatcggagaaattaatctcaagcaaatcttagagaagatagtactcaatacgataaaatacagcaagaccagaacacgcaactacagagaaaatagttgggtatggcttcacaatcccaattaaatcTTCAAGaagttaacctacatggtttttggaaaaaaaaactaaggttaaaggagaatcgactctagtcgtaactagtatcacacatgaggtgtggggattaggtttcccagttgctagagttctccctcatatagtcttcaaatcagggtttgcaatcaatgttaccttggtacaaagcattcaatattcacagttagatgaaaacctgattagactcaagctaatgtctttcaaccgttagatcgaacttagcttgttacacacaaatgaaaagtgacttcatttagatatgagtaaccgtacctaaacgtgtacacctagtgggctcaacaatagttaaccgaagttagccatatgaatactttcatatcaaccttattcatctgaaccataactagttcaaatgactcaaatgaaactagttctagagttgttcaattatttatattctcataaaagtgtacaagacacaattgaagcaaaatcaattttgattcactcgaatcaattcatgaacattatagccacggtttgaaaaagattgcattccttaatatataaatgtattagttcatgaacaaaccgattttagaatataacctactcaagtatgcaaacgggtatgcatacctaagtggacggacttagtttgggttcgcccgtatgcggacgggtacgcatactccaAACTCGGTTGAATTTCCATcaatgaactttacgccagtacgcatacgggtatgcatactaagttcccggactttcattaaactaaccagtatgcatacaggtatgcatactatggttcccggacttggaataacttgcaacagttagcataaaagtacgcatactgtgttatatccaatcatggttaattattctaaactcccatttcaatcattgaaacattcttagaaaaagacaatagctgtctcacacaaactattagcttcaaagcaattttcaagtgatcaaatgatcaatttgaaacattctgagtttacatcaaatgactgtctcacacaaatcatgta encodes:
- the LOC113352930 gene encoding F-box protein GID2-like — encoded protein: MKRTADSLDEDPNLLIEDERLKKRKNKLEEEEEDDKEIGFADLNDDLAFEVLKHFDAKTLATAACVNKKWSKMAEDERLWEFICTRYWANIGCGNRQLRSVVLALGGFRRLHSLYIWPLLKRSSSSSIASSSSSSSVLPSRTVVKPKPNWGRDEVNLSLSLLSIRYFEMMNFSNRNLDKKEKK